TGACATGGAGGGTTTTACCAAGATTCTGGCATCTCATTTGATGCCTGTACTGGGATCCCGCATATCTCCTGGTTAGGTAGGTGTCCTTCTGGGCCAGAAGGCCCGGGATGGCACCATGAGAGTTAACGGAATACAGCCTGGCTTTCACGGCATTTGGTTGAGGGCTTTTTCCCTCTCTACTAATGCcaagaaggcctttgataggatAGCCTGGGACTATTTGAAACTCACACTTCAGGCTTGGTGACCAGATGctacagaaatattccaccttgagttctgcaaacaccttctccatgtccatcggagtacctcaaacaatgcctgccgagctgagctggggagattcccattactgcttgagatacagaagagagtgttgtctaggactgcacggttttgcggttttaaaccgaaaccgcaATTCACGTGCAGACGATCTGCAGATCGTCAGTAGCTGGGGTTTTTCGGTTTTGTCCCGCCTACCGCCGCGCCGTCATAAAGAGCCACTGATTGGCATATTTATGAATGTCAATGAGCCGGGCAGAAGGGGGAGGGCGAGTCCAgtacagagcagcacacagcgccACCAATCACTAGATAGAGATGGTATGACGGATGCGATAGGCGGATCTGTACAGagggtacagctccgcctaccgccgcCGTCATACTATCTCTATCTAGTGATTGGTggcgctgtgtgctgctctgtacTGGACTCGCCCTCCCCCTTCTGCCCGGCTCATTGACATtcataaatatgcactgctgGTGTGCGGGCGGCGGCAGAATCCGGAAGTGACcggagtcacgctgcctgccgcccGCCTTGAAGTAATGACGACCTGCCGCTGCCCCCTTCTCACCAGCGCGAAATggatgcccgccgctgcccactttTTGCCAGCGTGAAATAGATGCCCACTGCCTGCCATCGCCACCGGTGAGCAACTTCAGCCTCAGCCTGCTGGACTTAATGGTGGCAGGGAGCGAGAGGCCTCAGCCTGCCAACAGATCCCCCAGCCAGTCCTTCCACCTGcattgtgcagcggccacctctAGCTCCGGCCACtctgtctctccccctccctctctcttcccacccctctgtctctcacccccccccgtctgtctctccccccccccgtcTGTCTCttgcctccccctctctctctctctctgccccctctgtctctctcttcccccccccctttttgtctTGCTCTCTttgtctctcccccctctctgtctctctccccctctctttttccgtctctctctccctccctctctgttgctctttctccccccccccccatctatctgccccctctgtctctccccctctctgtctctctctcttcccgtctctctctctccccctgtctctctctcttcctctctctctctttctgtctctctccccccccctctgtctctctctctccccccctctgttatccttcccctctgtctctctctttcccccctctctgtcttgctctctttgtctctcccccctctctgtcactctcccccttcctccctctctctgtctcccccccctATCTAtctgccccctctgtctctctctctctctctccccccctctgtctctctcccccctctgtctctctccccccttctgtctctctccccccttctgtctctctccctcttctgtctctctcccccctctctgtctctctcccccttctctgtctctctccccccttctgtctctgtccccccttctgtctctctccccccttctgtctctctcccccttctgtctctctcccccttctgtctctctcccccttctgtctctctcccccctctctgtctctctcccccctctctgtctctctcccccctctctgtctctccctctctctgtctctccctctctctgtgtcactttctccctctctctctctcttcccctttctctctgtctctctccctctttctctctctccccctctctctgtcacaggaCAGGACATTATGGCCACAACCACCCTCAGCCACACTAACATTGCGGCCACTGTCagctctgccagtgccaccagtggCCCAGGTCCACCAGCCCCTGTGGTAGCCAGGCCAccatccccctctctctctctccctccttcatactctctctctcctctttccatccctctctctcccctccctctctgtgtctctctctctcccccctctctctctgtcgcAGGACTGTATTAAATTACTCTGCGCATATatgcagtaacatttacaaacatgacagaaaatgacatcatactacACTCAGTTTGATAATATGATTTGATTTTCTGTCAgtgcatgtttgtaaatgttactgtacattgtgaatttagtgctaaagcttgttttgagaaaaatcgtgaaaaaaatcgaaatcgcaatttctaagagaaaaattgcaatttcaatttttccctaaaatcgtgcagccctagtgttgtccttctgggcccacctacagagcagcagcccttactcaccccactacaaagccattcTGCACAATGAAAgccaagaaaagccatgtgcactgaaagtcgtggtcagctctatactccctccaacccccgacccacagatcataacaaaagtccagataaaaacacaacagctaagagcaaagaggactgtggaaaaatggaggagtgaaaacagtcacaaaagctaaccatataccagtctctacaaagagaatataaaatggccccatacctggaaaagctccaaaactctcaagagaggaaaatcccgagtgtctacagattgagtactcacaacctcgaaatagagtctgggagacacagacagatgtacaaacctagggaggagagactatgccaacaatgtgagcagaaggcccttgaggatgaaagccacttcctactgcactgccccaaatatactgcaaccagggacacttactttaagaaattgttggaactattcccagactttctcacattagaagatgacagaaaaacatatatcctaccaggagaagaggaatccacagtgacaatcgctgcacactatgtcacagcatgccacagactgagaggagcataacggaactataaacctaaaaatgtccacagactggttagccattgtccccctaccccaccccccttccatgtcccccttttccccttgctttggcaatacctgtaatgaatcttggtcatgccaataaagctatctttgatttgatatgTTAGGCTGGTTCTTTTTCTCCTGTATACAAACCTCTCAGTTAGGGTTAATGGCTTTTTAACAGGAACATTTGATCTGGCTAACGGGACCCATTAGGGGTGACCCTGTCTCTGTTTATGTAAATAACTATCCTGGAACCTTTTTTACATATGATAAAAAAAGACAACCGCTCAAAGGGTGTTTTGATGAACACTTCGGAAGGCAAAGTTTTGGCTTATGCCAATGATCTTTTTATTCCTAACCTCCCCCGCACAACCCTGCCCAGTCTCATTGCTCAGATCACATGGTTTGGCTTCCTGTCCAAATAAACTTCAATAAACTGCAAACTCAAAATGTTTCTCTCAAGACTGAAGTGCTCAAGCTCCAAGCCTCTTTCCCATTCCAATGAGCTCATGTGCACATCAAGTACCTTGACATCTGCCTGCCAACTTGACACAAATTTTAATCTAAATTTCCCGCCTCTTATTGttagattaaaggatacccgaagtgacatgtgacatgatgagatagacaggtgtatgtacagtgcttagcacacaaataactatgctgtgttcctttttttctttttctgcctgaaagagttaattatcaggtatgtaagtggctgactcagtcctgactcagacaggaagtgactacagtgtgaccctcactgataagaaatgctttcagaaaccattttctgctaggaaagtgttttatagttggaatttcttatcagtgagggtcacactgtagctacttcctgtccgagtcacgactaagtcagccacttacatacctgatatttaactctttcagacagagaaataaaaaaaggaacacagcataggtatttgtgtgctaggcactgtacatacacatgtctatctcatcatgtcacatgtcacttcgggtatcctttaaatacatgGGGCATGAAACTCTATCCTGGTTTGGTCGTTTAGCATCAATTAAGATAAacattctcctgagatttctgtaCACCAATGAGGCAATACCTCTATTTATCCCTAAAAAGTTTTTCCAGGAACTTCagacagaaaaaaatgcatatatttgGGGCTCAAACCTAGGATAAGCCGTTCTATTCTTGCCCTGCTTAAACCAGTGGGAGGTATGGGGTTCCCCCTCTTCCATATACCAGCAAGCTTCTATTTTGAGATGGGTTGCAACTAAGTGGGCTTTTTCTCCAATAGAGCTGAGATTACTCCCTTAGATTGGAGTGAAGACACCATGTACATCCACCATGGGTCACCCCCTCACTACGGACATTTCAATCATTAGCTAGAAACCCACTCTGCCATGATCCCTGGTCTCTATGACAGCGACCGAATATGCGCTTGCGTGTGTTATGGTTTAGGGAGTATAATTGGGTTGGGAAAAAGCCTGGACTTAGGGACTTTTACTGAGACCAACAGACATGATGGATTGTGTCGCCAGGTGTTTTCCCCTATGGAGGATTGACGGAGTCCCCTCTTCCTCGGGTGATGTTGCTACAACACTTAGTAAAGAAATGTTGATGCATGCTTACTAATAATTACTAACCcttaaactatgattctgcaagcctagataattattagaacaggattgtagctcaatgaatattattattgaatctttcctcatgttttgctgcaattcattttacccactacggtggtgagTGAAGTTAGAAGGTTTAAGAaactttcccatgaggcaaaacaCGTGTGATAAGGCTTAATTTCTaaacaaaacctttcccacactcagcacacgaataggACTTCTCACCAATGTGAGATCTCGCATAACTGTCAAGCAGCGACTtactcccaaaacatttcccacactcagcacatgaataggactTCTCATCAGTATGAGATCTTTCATGACTGACAAGGTCTATTCTCTTCCAATGATTTTTGCCTCACTgatcacatgaatagggcttctcaccagtgtgagatctcatgATTAATGAGATTTGATTTATGCCtataacattttccacactcagcacacgaatagggcttctcaccagtgtgagatctctcatgatcgATAAGCCTTGATTTACACACTCAGCACATTAATATGGCTtcccaccagtgtgagttctctcatgattGGTAAGATGTGTTTTACGTCCAAaccgtttcccacactcagcacatgaatagggcttctcaccagtgtgagatctctcatgagtgATAAGATTTGATTTACgtccaaaccatttcccacactcagcacaacaatatggtttttcaccagtgtgaattctctcatgAGTGACAAGAGTTGATTTAAgcccaaaacattttccacactcagcacatgaatacggcttctcaccagtgtgagatttcccaTGTGTGTGTAGgcttgatttctgtgcaaaacattttccacactcagcacatgaaaagggcttctcaccagtgtgagttctctcatgattGATAAGCCTTGATTTACtcccaaaacattttccacactcagcacatgaatatggcatgtcaccagtgtgagatctctcatgattaATGAGATTTGATTTATGcctataacatttcccacactcagcacacgaaaagggcttctcaccagtgtgagatatcCCATGTATGCGTAGGCTTGATTtctctgcaaaacatttcccacactcagcacatgaaaagggcttctcaccagtgtgagttctctcatgcgtgacaagatgtgatttactcccaaaacatttcccacactcagcgcaTGAATAAGGCatgtcaccagtgtgagatctctcatgattaATGAGATTTGATTTATGcctataacatttcccacactcagcacacgaaaagggcttctcaccagtgtgagatatcCCATGTGTGCGTAGGCTTGATTtctctgcaaaacatttcccacactcagcacatgaaaagggcttcttaccagtgtgaattctctcatgcgtgacaagatgtgatttactcccaaaacatttcccacactcagcacacgaaaagggcttctcaccagtgtgagatctctcatgactggcaAGGTTTGATTTtatcccaaaacatttcccacactcagcacatgaatagggcttctctccagtgtgagatctcttatgaatGATAAGCGCCGTTCTATgccgaaaacatttcccacacacatcacatgaatagggtttctcgCTACTGTGAAAAAACTTATGACAGGCAAGGCCTGTTCTatgtctaaaacatttcccacagtcagcacatgaatagggcgtcTCACCAGTGTGAACTCTTTTATGCGAAATAAGCTCGGTGttccgtgcaaaacatttcccacactcagcacatgaatatggttttCCACcactgtgagatctctcatgagtgATAAGATTTGATTTACGTCCaaataatttcccacactcagcacatgtatagggcttctcaccagtgtgagatctctcatgaatgacaagttgtgatttaaactcataacatttcccacactcagcacatgaatagggcttcacaccagtgtgagatctcctcTCATGACTGGCAAGGCTTGATTTTAtcccaaaacattttccacactcaacgcatgaatacggcttctcaacagtgtgagttctctcatgcgtgacaagatgtgatttacacccaaaacatttcccacactcagcacaacaaTACggtttttcaccagtgtgagatctctcatgagtgACAAGAGTtgatttacgcccaaaacattttccacactcagcacatgaatatggcttctcactagtgtgagatctctcatgactggcaAGGTTtgatttacgcccaaaacatttcccacactcagcacatgaatatggcttctcaccactgtgagatctctcatgactggcaAGGTTtgatttacgcccaaaacatttcccacactcagcacatgaatatggcttctcaccactgtgagatttctcatgtatgacaagctttGATTTCTGAATAAAATGTTTCCCACttgtggaacaggaataagatcCTCCAGCATTGGAAGAGCTGTACTGGTTATGAGGCCCCTcgaggttagacaggtgaggagagtctaggggaatatttggggtaaccaggatatctgcaggagactcttgtccaatgtcatcatcatccattgtacagtctgtggTGGATACAGGGAGATGAgtttctgagaggttcctgatgttgGGACTAcgtgctgcaaatagagaaacatcatcacttcatgttacagaattctgaggggagaaaCAATGATCATTAGAGATGAAAGGAAAGAGGATGGTTGGCACTGCTGTACAACTACCTTTATTTGGCAATGTGCAGACAAGCAGGCTGTGTGTTACATCATCACTTCACAGGCCATAAGGAGAGACTAAACAAGTACCGGTGTGGGGGTGgataactgtgggtgctgggagcttAACAGCCGTTTAACATGCACTTCTTCTGAGGCTgtaaaaagggggtggggctgaGGCTATATCCTCTCTAGTTGGAGAAAGTGCTTAGTGCTAAATGTAACCTGCAATCCAAGATTACAGTGTGGGGAGGTCAGGGAGAGTGAGGCCAAACAACATGGCCACTATTCCAAAAGGAATTACAAGTcctgctgcaaaagctaattataCAAGTGACATAATATTCCTTGATGAATATAGGTCAGACAATGTAGAGGAGAAAAGCTGGCTGAAATAGCTGACATATGTAATAATATATATTGCCTAATTAGGGAAAGCTTACGAAGGTATAAgatttatttaaaatgtaaccTTTATTATTTTAATTCAAATGAAACAGAAAGATTGGCTATTACAGGATTTTTAACAGCTACTTTTAAGGAGAACTGGGGAGGAGACTGTCTCAAAAATGTAAAGCAGGATAGGTGTCGTATTTATCCCCGACTCTCCCCTCTCTCACTTCAATAGCTACTATTGACATATTATAAAACACAAGGTTCCCTTCATGTTTTGCCTCCTGCAGAGGCTTCATCAGGGGTGAAAGTATCCAGTGCTCCATACAAAGTGCTGGTGCCCTCAAGGTGcattcacagaaaaaaaatactacaaTTAATTCAATGTAGCAGCATGAAGGCTCCTTATTTTAACCCCAGAGGGGATTCTTCCCGCATTTGTTCTATGATATCTTGCGGACCCTCATAAATTAAGCTTTGCTGGAGTTTTAAATGTCAGTCCCCTCTAGGGGTGGTAATAGGGAGCAAACACTCCTAAGAGAAATAGCAGTActgattttttttgtaatgacGGCATGTGGACACAAGGccataaaggatacatgaggtgatGTGAATAATAcaaaagtttcactcacctggagcGTCTTCCATCCCCCAGAAGTCTGTTAGGTTCCAAGGCGCAGTACCACTCTGCACCAGGCCtatgctctcccctccataagatTGCGACCTGtggatcttctgcgcatgtgtgccgCACGCCTCCTGGgattgcgctcctgttgctgggagggCCATGTGTTTGTGCGATTTAACTCCCTCTGAACTGTGAAAGTGCAGATTGCTCCCGGCGATGGGAGCACGAGAACGAGTGGCGTACTCATACATGCGCAGGAAATCTCAGCCACACGTCGCAATCTtatggaggggagaacagaggtATGGTGCAGAGCGGATCTGTGCCCTGGGAcctaacagacttctaggggcaGGAAGAAGTGCCAGGTGAGAAAAACTTACGTTTCAGATCACCTCCTGTATACTTGACGACAAAGATTTTTTTGTCTTTTCTACACCCTTAATCTCCAAGCCAAGTGAACTAGGCGAGGTAGCTGACTTAATGGatatccgaagtgacatgtgacatgaagagatagacgtatatgcacagtgcctagcacacacataactaggctgtgttcctttttttcctttctctgtctgaaagagttaaatatcaggtatgtaagtggctgactcagtccttacAGGAAATGACTGCAgtgtgataagaaattccaactataaaacactttcctagcagacaatggcctctgagagcaataaaaaagggaatttcttatcagtgagggtcacactgtagtcacttcttgtctgagtcagggccgagtcaaccacttacatacctgatatttaactttgcaggcagataaataaaaaaaaggaacacagcatagttatttgtgtgctaggcactgtacatatacatctctatctcatcatgtcacatgtcactttgggtatcctttaagtcagctAGCGTGCCTAGTTAACTTAACCCAACTTGGCAACAGCTGGTAGCCTAGTAACCTAGGTGAAAAGTAAGGTGATGCCATTCCTAATCCCTTTCAACCACAATAATGCTGGAAAATGATCTCTTCCTTTTGGTGATCTGCACAAACTGTAGAAGCAAATCCACAACAACACATCGATAGCTCCAATAAACCTACTCTCTTTATTAAATGGTCAAATCAGGACAGACAACAATAGCTGACGTGCTTCACACAGCAATTAGTATTTAGTCATAGCCTGACACTGACATGTACATTCACCACATAAAGTACATGTTACAAAGCCAGTTGCTGGTCAGTTTGTGAAAGGGCATTTCCTGAACCATAAGCTGTGGCTGCCATACAGCTTCTTTTCAATGCTGCTGGGGGACCCTATAGGTGTGGGGGCCCTACATGCTGCTACTGTGCTGTACGTGATGTTGGCAGATCAGTTTTGCTTATAGTTATAACAAGAAGTCTCTGATTCACCAGCCCATTAATTGCACCTCTCATCATGTGGTTTATGTCATCTCAGGTTCAGCTTGTTGTGTGCAGTATGTGGGGTGCATGACTTCATACATATGAATTAGCCGCAGGATACGGCCGGTATATggattatcctgctgctgcacaagttcccggcggtgttaattacttttccccctctaggtccacgtggatagtggggaatgatgtaatttggcttccagctatttctggaaggcgaattacagtgttttaaaagtaatttcagctccgtcttctgacggcgccgaagttactgactgtgcgctgctataaCCGTAATTTATATTAGGGTctgtggtggcgccggctgcacataaatctcctgcgctgttattaccgcGCTCGTGCATGACTAGGCCTCTCAGGATAAGGATTGCTGAACATTTCAGGGGAGCTTTTAAGACTTCTGGGAATATATTGTATGTAAACACATTGCTGAAGTCCATAAAGCTGATATGAAGTCTTTCTCATGGAATGGTAGAGAGGAAAGGATTCATCCGATATGTAGAGGAGATACTTATATTATAAGCTGTTAGTATGTGAGGAGACGGGTGTGGATTTTCCATCTTGGTACACAGAGACCAGATGGTCTCAATGCACATTGGGATTTCAACTAATACTAAAGTGAACCTAGAAAACAAGGTATATCTTAGCCTATGTttggggaaggctctggatcccatagagccttcctggtcctctctctgtgccctagATCCACCGCTGTCTTCATATGAAAGTCCATGCCTTCAGAACAcctcaagtgcttctgaagacgagCAGCTCTGTATTGTGCATCAGTGAGCCTGGGCTCATGTGTGCGCTATATGGAACCACTCAGCTTCAGAAGTACCGAGggcacaagtgcttctgaagacaggtggctctgtactgtgcatgagtGAGCCGGTCTCATGTGTGCACTACATGGAGCCACTCAGCTTCAGAAGTCCTcgggacacaagtgcttctgaagacgagCAGCTCTGTATTGTGCATCAGTGAGCCTGGGCTCATGTGTGCGCTATATGGAGCCACTCAGCTTCAGAAGTACCGAGggcacaagtgcttctgaagacaggtggctctgtactgtgcatgagtGAGCCGGTCTCATGTGTGCGCTACATGGTGAGTGAGCCGGTCTCATGTGTGCGCTACATGGAGCCACTCAGCTTCAGAAGTCCTcgggacacaagtgcttctgaagacgagCAGCTCTGTATTGTGCATCAGTGAGCCGGTCTCATGTGTGCGCTACATGGAACCACTCAGCTTCAGAAGTActggggacacaagtgcttctgaagacgagCAGCTCTGTATTGTGCATCAGTGAGCCGGTCTCATGTGTGCGCTACATGGAACCACTCAGCTTCAGAAGTActggggacacaagtgcttctgaagacaggcggctctgtactgtgcatgagtGAGCCGGTCTCATGTGTGCGCTACATGGGGCCACTCacctgtgtctatgtgggtttcctctgggcagtctggtttcctcccacatcccaaaaacatacagataagttaattggcttctccctaaattggccttagcctatgatacatgcactacacaatacatacacagatgtgactatggtagggattagattgtgaacccctctgagggacagttaggtgacaagacaatatactctgtacagtgctgcatagtgCTTCTACAACATAAGTGTAGTGTGAAGGGGCGGAGACAAGCAAAGCCACAAGACATTAGTATGCCCCTAGAGTGCTTGTAGTCATGAGCGCCAACCCCGCCCCCTTGTTGTAGCCTCCGAAGAAGAACTTGTGCATGAAACTGCCGTCAGGCTCTCAGCAACCAGCACCCACCATTATCCACCCCTGCACCGTTACGCGTTTGCCctcttcatttcttcctctgtgtgcccccttcatttcttcctctgcacctcctgtgtgccccccccctttaTTTCTTCCTCTtaccctcctgtgtgcccccttcatttctcCCTCTGCTCCACCTGTGTGCCCCCTTTATTTCTttatctgcacctcctgtgtgccctcccctttcatttcttcctctgctcCTTCTGTGTGCCCTCTTCATTACTTCCTCtgctcctcctgtgtgtccccttcatttcttcctctcctcctgtgtgcccccttcaatgCTCCCTTTGCACCTCCTGAGTGCCCACTTCATTCCTTCCTTTGCAGTTCCTGTGCACCCCCTTCAGTGCCTTTTCTGATCCTCTTGTGTGCTGCCTTAAGTGCCTCCTCAACTGCTCCTGTttgccccttcagtgcctcctctacaTCTCCTGTATGCCCCCTTTAGTGCAGAGTATGTATTGCAGCAGCATTGGCTTCATTTGGGCAACGGGTGGTGCTGctattagtaaaatattggtaatttagtttactgatattttactatgcactaccCGCCACCCATTCTCACTGGGACCCTTCTTTCCAAATGCATAATCTGAACTATTCTACCCATTATCTTTTTTAACCAAGTAAAAGTTTATTATAGAAAAGCATAAAATCTAGTACAGGTACATAGGAAGCATAACCACACAtagatatacactcacctaaaggattattaggaacaccatactaatacggtgtttgacctcctttcgccttcagaactgccttaattctacgtggcattgattcaacaaggtgctgaaagcattctttagaaatgctgTCCCATATTGAAAGATAGCATCCtgaagttgatggagatttgtgggatgcacatccagggcacgaagctcccgttccatcacatcccaaagatgctctattgggttaagatcaggtgactttgggggccattttagtacagtgaactcattgtcatgttcaagaaaccaatttgaaatgattcaagctttgtgacatggtgcattatcctgctggaagtagccatctgaggatgggtacatggtagtcatgaagggatggacatggtcagaaacaatgctcaggtagcctgtggcatttaaatgatgcccaatt
This DNA window, taken from Hyperolius riggenbachi isolate aHypRig1 chromosome 3, aHypRig1.pri, whole genome shotgun sequence, encodes the following:
- the LOC137562105 gene encoding zinc finger protein 585A-like, with the translated sequence MYHSRTVAGSEGGTLLEEGGNPIHISAGVKEEEETYMRNDQQSVEEGEMMRNIKEEEETYMRNDQQSMEEGDIMKKIKEEEEIYMRNDQQSMEEGDMMKKIKEEEEETYMRNDQQSMEEGEMMRKIKEEEETYMRNDQQLMEEGDMRKIKEEEETYMRNDQQSMEAGDMRRKIKDEEETCIRNDQQSMEEGEMMRKIKEETYMRNDQQSLEEGGMMRKIKEDEEETYMRTARSPNIRNLSETHLPVSTTDCTMDDDDIGQESPADILVTPNIPLDSPHLSNLEGPHNQYSSSNAGGSYSCSTSGKHFIQKSKLVIHEKSHSGEKPYSCAECGKCFGRKSNLASHERSHSGEKPYSCAECGKCFGRKSNLASHERSHTSEKPYSCAECGKCFGRKSTLVTHERSHTGEKPYCCAECGKCFGCKSHLVTHERTHTVEKPYSCVECGKCFGIKSSLASHERRSHTGVKPYSCAECGKCYEFKSQLVIHERSHTGEKPYTCAECGKLFGRKSNLITHERSHSGGKPYSCAECGKCFARNTELISHKRVHTGETPYSCADCGKCFRHRTGLACHKFFHSSEKPYSCDVCGKCFRHRTALIIHKRSHTGEKPYSCAECGKCFGIKSNLASHERSHTGEKPFSCAECGKCFGSKSHLVTHERIHTGKKPFSCAECGKCFAEKSSLRTHGISHTGEKPFSCAECGKCYRHKSNLINHERSHTGDMPYSCAECGKCFGSKSHLVTHERTHTGEKPFSCAECGKCFAEKSSLRIHGISHTGEKPFSCAECGKCYRHKSNLINHERSHTGDMPYSCAECGKCFGSKSRLINHERTHTGEKPFSCAECGKCFAQKSSLHTHGKSHTGEKPYSCAECGKCFGLKSTLVTHERIHTGEKPYCCAECGKWFGRKSNLITHERSHTGEKPYSCAECGKRFGRKTHLTNHERTHTGGKPY